Proteins co-encoded in one Cytophaga hutchinsonii ATCC 33406 genomic window:
- the gldC gene encoding gliding motility protein GldC, with protein MKNSEIKFSVTLDDKNIPESILWEATDGPSDKPLPTDAIALSLWDHSQMNTMQINIWTKEMPVEEMKRFAIEGIGGMADSIENATGDIKMAEMIRDLCKKLVIHVKENAKQ; from the coding sequence ATGAAAAATTCTGAAATAAAATTCAGCGTAACGCTTGATGATAAAAATATCCCGGAGTCTATTCTTTGGGAAGCTACCGATGGACCTTCTGACAAACCTTTGCCTACAGACGCAATTGCTTTGTCGTTGTGGGATCATTCGCAAATGAATACCATGCAGATTAATATCTGGACAAAGGAAATGCCTGTTGAAGAAATGAAGCGTTTTGCAATCGAAGGAATTGGCGGAATGGCCGATTCAATTGAAAATGCTACCGGTGATATCAAAATGGCTGAAATGATCCGTGACTTATGTAAGAAGCTCGTGATTCATGTGAAAGAAAACGCCAAACAATAA
- a CDS encoding bifunctional riboflavin kinase/FAD synthetase has protein sequence MKIYRDIKEFQPVNKAVVTIGAFDGVHIGHKKILNRLTELSSLVNGESVLITFWPHPRFVLKKDAEPIGLLNTLEEKIHLLDTYNIDHLLILNFNEEFSKLTADAFIENILIKSIGTRYLVLGYDHRFGNNREGSIDYLNANKERFEIESIEIPKQEIESLAISSTLIRKALLNGDSTVANQNLGYPYLLRGFVIEGNKLGRTIGFPTANIFIEDQDKLIPKNGVYAVYAYIEGERYKGMLNIGVRPTINNDKRRTIEVHIFDFNQDIYGKTVRLELITYIRDEVKFSGIDTLILQLKQDEIETRAILK, from the coding sequence ATGAAAATCTATAGAGACATAAAAGAATTTCAACCGGTAAACAAAGCCGTTGTTACTATTGGTGCCTTTGATGGTGTTCACATCGGCCATAAAAAAATACTGAACCGGCTTACCGAACTAAGTAGTCTTGTAAACGGGGAAAGTGTATTGATTACTTTTTGGCCACATCCGCGCTTTGTATTAAAAAAAGATGCAGAACCTATTGGCTTATTGAATACCCTTGAAGAAAAAATTCATTTACTGGATACATATAACATTGACCATTTATTAATTCTGAATTTCAATGAAGAATTTTCAAAGCTAACAGCAGACGCTTTCATTGAAAACATCTTAATCAAAAGCATTGGTACACGTTACCTGGTATTAGGTTATGATCACCGCTTCGGTAATAACCGCGAGGGAAGTATTGATTATCTGAATGCGAATAAAGAGCGTTTTGAAATTGAATCCATTGAAATACCCAAGCAGGAAATTGAATCGTTAGCGATCTCTTCAACGCTTATCCGCAAAGCATTGTTAAATGGTGATAGTACCGTTGCCAATCAGAATTTAGGCTATCCATACCTGCTCCGCGGTTTTGTTATTGAAGGAAATAAATTAGGCAGAACAATAGGCTTCCCTACGGCAAATATTTTTATCGAAGATCAGGACAAGCTGATTCCTAAAAATGGTGTGTATGCTGTGTATGCGTACATTGAAGGTGAACGGTATAAAGGCATGCTGAATATTGGTGTCAGGCCAACCATCAACAATGACAAACGCCGAACAATCGAAGTACATATTTTTGATTTCAATCAGGACATCTATGGTAAAACGGTTCGACTGGAATTAATCACGTATATCCGTGATGAAGTAAAATTCAGCGGTATCGACACCTTGATTCTGCAATTGAAACAGGATGAAATTGAAACACGAGCTATTTTAAAATAA
- the truB gene encoding tRNA pseudouridine(55) synthase TruB, with translation MPTNESPQHDLVLCLDKPYHWTSFDVVKKVRRVLKMKKVGHAGTLDPLATGLLIVCTGKKTKTIESLMADEKEYSGAIGLGATTASYDLELPLENHTDISGLTETQIRKTVKQFLGTITQIPPIHSAVKVDGKRAYDEARKGNEVIIKSRQVFIKEFKITKVELPLVYFNIVCSKGTYIRTIANDFGKALGCGGHLNALRRERIGTLSVKQALTPEQLEEKFLSI, from the coding sequence ATGCCTACGAATGAATCCCCCCAGCACGATTTAGTATTGTGCTTAGATAAGCCTTATCACTGGACCTCCTTTGATGTGGTAAAAAAAGTACGTAGAGTTTTAAAAATGAAAAAGGTTGGTCATGCGGGCACGCTTGATCCACTGGCTACCGGCTTGCTGATTGTTTGTACCGGAAAAAAAACAAAAACAATTGAATCGCTGATGGCCGATGAAAAAGAATATTCAGGTGCTATTGGTTTAGGTGCAACTACTGCATCATACGATCTGGAATTGCCTTTAGAAAACCATACCGATATTTCAGGGTTGACCGAGACACAGATCCGGAAAACGGTGAAACAATTTTTAGGTACCATTACACAGATCCCGCCTATTCATTCTGCGGTTAAAGTAGATGGAAAAAGAGCGTACGACGAAGCACGCAAAGGCAATGAAGTGATCATTAAATCGAGGCAGGTTTTCATTAAAGAATTCAAAATTACAAAAGTAGAATTACCCTTAGTGTATTTCAATATTGTTTGCAGCAAAGGCACATACATACGTACCATTGCAAACGATTTTGGAAAAGCATTAGGCTGCGGCGGCCACCTGAATGCCTTACGCAGAGAGCGCATCGGAACCCTTTCTGTAAAACAGGCATTAACTCCGGAACAACTTGAAGAAAAATTTTTGTCGATATGA
- a CDS encoding undecaprenyl-diphosphate phosphatase, translating to MTWLESIILAIVEGVTEFLPVSSTGHMIITSALMGIKSDPFTKVFEVAIQFGAILSVVVLYFKRFFKSCDFYFKLFVAFIPTAIVGLLLKKHIDTWLENVWVVASTLLVGGIVLLFVDKWFQKNETEGEEEVSYQTGFLIGCFQCLAMIPGVSRSAATIIGGLTQKLTRKAAAEFSFFLAVPTMFAATAKSLYDEKELILESTDKIPLLLLGNVVAFIVAMLAIKFFINILTKYGFKAFGYYRIALGALLLILLAMHVDLQVV from the coding sequence ATGACCTGGCTTGAATCCATTATACTTGCCATTGTTGAGGGCGTAACTGAATTTTTACCCGTTTCTTCTACGGGACATATGATCATCACTTCTGCCTTAATGGGTATTAAAAGTGATCCATTTACCAAAGTATTTGAAGTAGCTATACAGTTTGGTGCTATCTTGTCTGTAGTGGTTTTATACTTCAAACGTTTCTTTAAAAGTTGTGATTTCTATTTCAAACTTTTTGTAGCCTTTATTCCTACTGCTATTGTAGGCTTACTATTAAAAAAACACATTGACACCTGGCTTGAAAATGTATGGGTAGTAGCATCTACCTTATTGGTCGGCGGTATTGTTTTATTGTTTGTTGATAAATGGTTTCAGAAAAATGAAACCGAAGGAGAAGAAGAAGTTTCTTATCAAACAGGATTTTTGATTGGCTGTTTTCAATGCTTAGCCATGATTCCGGGTGTATCCCGTTCTGCTGCAACAATCATTGGCGGCTTAACGCAGAAATTAACGCGTAAGGCTGCAGCGGAATTTTCTTTTTTCTTAGCTGTACCAACGATGTTTGCTGCAACTGCAAAAAGTTTATATGATGAAAAAGAATTGATCCTTGAATCAACAGATAAAATTCCGCTTTTATTATTAGGGAATGTGGTAGCATTTATTGTAGCAATGCTTGCCATTAAATTCTTCATCAACATCCTTACAAAATATGGTTTTAAGGCTTTTGGTTACTACCGTATTGCATTAGGCGCATTATTATTGATCCTTCTTGCGATGCACGTAGATCTTCAAGTCGTATAA
- a CDS encoding DUF3098 domain-containing protein → MSKEKLVFSSINYIIMIAGVLLMVIGYFIMASDTEEYGFGTKGLTVGPLIVLLGLIVEVAAIFYSPKKEA, encoded by the coding sequence ATGAGCAAAGAAAAATTAGTATTCAGCAGCATCAATTATATCATAATGATTGCCGGCGTATTATTAATGGTTATCGGTTATTTCATTATGGCTTCGGATACGGAAGAATATGGCTTCGGTACTAAAGGTTTAACAGTTGGCCCGCTGATTGTTTTATTGGGTCTTATTGTGGAAGTTGCTGCAATCTTTTATTCACCTAAGAAAGAAGCGTAA
- a CDS encoding cell division protein FtsX has translation MAETTTKRRQKVLGSFPYATVIFSITLSLSVIGLFGLILINAQSIKTIIHNQVGEVQVYVHNHINDSMSTAFKDGLFQKKYLIRDAAGKPDITYISQEQAKEEYIKQTGQDFTKIIEENPLRASYTIHVSEKFTDSLSMNYIIEELNTEPAVYEVIYEEALLKKVTRNIRNAGIVLAAFALLLTIVTFFLINNTIKLALYSQRFLIRSMQLVGARPFFIQKPFVYRAMVQGAIGGIIASGLLFALQQYAFVSIEDLKKLYVPEHTYILYAILIFTGGIIGLISSFLSVRKYMYLSLDDLY, from the coding sequence GTGGCAGAGACAACAACTAAAAGAAGACAAAAGGTGCTGGGAAGTTTTCCGTATGCAACCGTAATTTTCAGTATTACCTTATCTTTAAGTGTTATTGGATTATTCGGGTTGATTTTAATCAATGCCCAATCCATTAAAACAATCATACATAATCAGGTTGGCGAAGTTCAGGTGTATGTACATAATCACATCAATGATTCAATGTCCACCGCATTTAAAGATGGCCTGTTTCAAAAAAAGTATCTGATCAGAGATGCTGCCGGTAAACCTGACATTACCTACATTTCTCAGGAACAGGCTAAAGAAGAATACATTAAACAAACGGGGCAGGATTTCACAAAAATCATTGAAGAAAATCCATTACGCGCTTCTTATACGATACATGTTTCTGAAAAATTCACCGATTCTCTTTCCATGAATTACATCATTGAAGAGTTGAATACCGAACCTGCAGTATATGAAGTAATTTATGAGGAGGCATTGTTAAAAAAAGTTACGCGCAACATTCGTAATGCAGGCATTGTGCTTGCTGCCTTTGCACTGCTACTTACTATTGTTACCTTTTTCCTGATCAACAATACAATAAAATTAGCGTTGTATTCACAACGTTTTCTTATACGCAGCATGCAGCTGGTTGGTGCACGTCCGTTCTTTATTCAAAAGCCATTTGTTTACCGTGCCATGGTACAAGGCGCCATTGGGGGCATTATTGCATCTGGTCTGTTATTTGCGCTTCAGCAATATGCCTTTGTTTCTATTGAAGATCTGAAAAAACTGTATGTACCGGAACATACCTACATACTTTACGCAATATTAATTTTTACAGGCGGAATCATCGGACTTATCAGTTCCTTTCTGTCTGTACGAAAATACATGTACTTATCACTTGACGATTTATACTAA
- a CDS encoding RNA polymerase sigma factor: MNDQEILARLKQGDENTLDLLYKKNYRMMVKLIVKNNGSEEEAKDVYQDSLIVLWQKARDPDFVLTSKISTYLYSICLNLWRKELERKKRFSYEVKDEVDVVDLDKNERIKIINKCIQQLGETCRDILTYYYFDRLSMVEIAEKMGFANSDTSKTKKYKCKKELDLLVKSLYKESDFLD; this comes from the coding sequence ATGAATGACCAAGAGATTTTAGCGCGTCTAAAACAGGGTGATGAGAATACCTTGGACTTACTCTATAAAAAAAATTACCGGATGATGGTCAAACTGATCGTCAAAAACAACGGTAGTGAAGAGGAAGCCAAAGATGTTTATCAGGATTCATTGATTGTACTTTGGCAAAAGGCTCGCGACCCTGATTTTGTATTAACTTCAAAAATAAGCACTTACCTATACAGTATTTGTTTAAATTTGTGGCGAAAAGAATTAGAACGTAAGAAACGTTTTTCTTATGAGGTTAAAGATGAAGTTGACGTCGTTGACCTGGATAAAAATGAACGCATTAAAATAATAAATAAATGTATTCAGCAATTGGGTGAAACCTGCCGGGATATTCTTACTTATTATTATTTTGATCGCTTGTCGATGGTTGAGATAGCCGAAAAGATGGGTTTTGCCAATTCGGACACTTCGAAAACAAAAAAATACAAATGTAAAAAGGAGCTGGATCTCCTTGTTAAATCTTTATATAAAGAAAGTGACTTTCTTGACTAG
- a CDS encoding MarR family winged helix-turn-helix transcriptional regulator has product MRLEDEIKQVKAFKNDYNKAVVNLIFTYNWLESSSKAFFKDFDLTSQQFNILRILKGQHPNPSTINLLRDRMLDKMCDASRLVERLRIKGLVERSQASSDKRAVDIFITKKGEELLAKIEVEFPAFEEKLHTLSAEEIVVFNNLLDKLRG; this is encoded by the coding sequence ATGAGATTAGAAGACGAAATAAAACAAGTAAAGGCTTTCAAAAACGATTACAACAAGGCTGTTGTTAATCTTATTTTCACCTACAACTGGTTAGAATCATCCTCTAAGGCTTTTTTTAAAGATTTTGACCTTACCTCCCAGCAATTTAATATTTTGCGGATTTTAAAGGGGCAGCACCCCAATCCGTCTACGATAAATTTACTTCGCGACAGAATGCTTGACAAAATGTGCGATGCTTCCAGATTAGTGGAACGATTACGTATAAAAGGTCTGGTTGAACGTTCTCAGGCTTCTTCTGATAAACGCGCTGTTGATATTTTCATTACAAAAAAGGGAGAAGAATTATTGGCGAAGATTGAAGTGGAATTTCCGGCATTTGAAGAAAAACTTCACACCCTTTCAGCGGAAGAAATTGTTGTTTTCAACAACTTATTAGACAAATTAAGGGGCTAA
- the folE gene encoding GTP cyclohydrolase I FolE: MKQNETLLNTRHKSDSMDELGEDHVSTSAETPLREDAFEKDDALKIELIQKHFKEIMLILGLDLTDDSLKGTPNRVAKMYVQEIFSGLNPANKPSIRLFENKYKYSEMLVEKDITLYSYCEHHFVPIIGKAHVAYISNGKVIGLSKINRLVEHFSKRPQVQERLTVQIAEALKEALQTEDVAIVIDAAHLCVSSRGVKDTASTTITAHYSGKFTEDQTKNEFLAFIQKK, from the coding sequence ATGAAACAGAACGAAACTTTGTTGAATACCCGGCATAAATCAGACAGCATGGATGAATTAGGTGAAGACCACGTTTCAACATCAGCAGAAACACCTCTTAGAGAAGATGCTTTTGAAAAAGACGATGCGTTAAAGATTGAATTGATACAAAAACATTTTAAAGAAATCATGCTCATTCTGGGCCTGGATCTTACAGATGACAGCCTGAAGGGTACACCCAACCGTGTTGCAAAAATGTATGTGCAGGAAATATTCAGCGGATTAAATCCTGCGAATAAACCCAGCATACGTTTATTTGAAAATAAATATAAATACAGTGAAATGCTGGTGGAGAAAGATATTACGCTCTACTCCTATTGCGAACATCACTTTGTGCCTATCATTGGAAAGGCACATGTAGCATACATTTCCAATGGAAAAGTTATTGGTTTATCAAAAATAAACCGGCTGGTTGAACATTTTTCTAAAAGACCACAGGTACAGGAACGTTTAACCGTACAGATCGCTGAAGCATTAAAAGAAGCGTTGCAAACAGAAGATGTAGCCATTGTTATTGATGCGGCACATTTATGTGTATCTTCCCGTGGTGTAAAGGATACCGCAAGTACTACGATTACTGCTCACTATTCTGGTAAGTTTACCGAAGATCAAACGAAAAATGAATTTCTGGCATTCATTCAGAAAAAATAA
- a CDS encoding 6-carboxytetrahydropterin synthase: MKTAIFRKEHFNAAHRLFNASWSDEKNDAVFGKCNNPNFHGHNYELIVKLTGEIDPITGYVFDTKELSNLIKQHILTRYDHKNLNLDCEEFKDVNPTAENIAKQIYTTLRSLIDASLDLKVILYETERNFVEYPA; this comes from the coding sequence TTGAAAACAGCAATATTCAGGAAAGAACATTTTAATGCAGCGCATCGCTTATTTAACGCATCCTGGAGCGATGAAAAAAATGATGCCGTATTTGGCAAGTGTAATAATCCGAATTTTCATGGACACAATTACGAATTGATTGTTAAATTAACTGGAGAAATTGACCCGATAACCGGCTATGTTTTTGACACAAAAGAATTAAGTAATTTAATTAAGCAGCATATATTGACACGCTACGATCACAAAAATCTGAACCTGGATTGTGAAGAGTTTAAAGATGTGAATCCGACGGCTGAAAATATTGCAAAACAAATCTATACTACCCTTCGCTCCCTGATCGACGCGTCATTGGACCTGAAAGTGATATTATATGAAACAGAACGAAACTTTGTTGAATACCCGGCATAA
- a CDS encoding phosphoadenylyl-sulfate reductase, translating into MNKEEIHLKLTEYQEKGLKLFTTSSFQTHSIVLLHILSEFDPSIPVYFINTGYHFPETVLYRDQIADLFNLKNIKVVSSATPRNMQKDAEGRLLFTSDPDYCCYLNKVQPLDAVLPDYDIWINGVRADQSAVRKSFSVEQPAPHDTIRFHPMLDWDVRMIEKYIKEHKIPRHPLEEKGYLSIGCEPCTRKFDLETYNRQGRWFGLNKTECGLNTELVSKK; encoded by the coding sequence ATGAATAAGGAAGAAATACATCTGAAACTTACAGAATATCAGGAAAAAGGCTTGAAGCTTTTTACAACTTCATCTTTTCAAACACATAGTATTGTATTGTTACATATACTGAGTGAATTTGATCCGTCTATTCCGGTATATTTTATTAATACAGGCTACCATTTCCCCGAAACGGTTCTTTACAGAGATCAGATTGCAGATCTGTTCAATCTTAAAAATATTAAAGTTGTATCTTCTGCTACTCCAAGAAACATGCAGAAAGATGCTGAAGGCAGATTGCTTTTTACATCTGATCCGGATTATTGCTGCTATTTAAATAAAGTACAGCCGCTGGATGCTGTTCTACCGGATTATGATATCTGGATTAATGGTGTACGTGCCGATCAGAGTGCCGTGCGAAAAAGTTTCTCCGTTGAGCAGCCTGCTCCACATGATACGATTCGTTTCCACCCCATGCTGGATTGGGATGTGCGTATGATCGAAAAGTATATTAAAGAGCATAAAATTCCCCGTCATCCGCTGGAAGAAAAAGGTTATTTAAGTATCGGCTGCGAACCATGTACGCGTAAGTTTGATCTTGAAACATACAACAGACAAGGCCGTTGGTTTGGATTGAATAAAACGGAATGTGGGTTAAATACAGAATTGGTTAGTAAAAAATAA
- a CDS encoding NAD-dependent epimerase/dehydratase family protein, with translation MKVLVTGGAGYVGTELVLKLAKDPSISKVVVFDNLSRENYNLFINSAQRIAKDKIQFEFGDLLDSRKIRKILADIDVVYHLAARVSTPFANADSHLYEQVNHWGTAELVYAIEEIKTVQKLIYVSSCSVYGSGKELIDENSVVNPKTIYGVSKMRGEEHVSRLGNKMNAVIIRLGNVYGYSSSMRFDAVINKFMFESHYKNRISIHGNGRQSRSFIHVDKAVDSLVKITSTDIPSGTYNLTERNLEIYDLIDQVKDLYPTLEFIFINQHLELREQKINPETKLLKYIPLQQTDFTAELAAFRDHFTFQTTSVPA, from the coding sequence ATGAAGGTATTAGTTACGGGTGGTGCAGGATATGTGGGTACAGAGTTGGTATTGAAACTTGCTAAAGATCCGAGTATTTCTAAAGTTGTTGTATTCGATAATCTATCCAGAGAGAATTATAATTTATTTATCAATTCTGCACAGCGTATAGCAAAAGATAAAATTCAGTTTGAATTCGGTGACTTATTGGATTCAAGAAAAATCCGGAAAATATTGGCTGATATTGATGTTGTCTATCATTTGGCTGCCCGTGTTTCTACGCCGTTTGCAAATGCAGACAGCCATTTGTATGAGCAGGTAAACCACTGGGGCACGGCTGAACTGGTTTACGCCATTGAGGAAATTAAAACGGTGCAGAAATTGATTTACGTAAGCAGCTGTTCGGTTTACGGTTCAGGAAAAGAATTGATTGATGAAAACTCCGTTGTAAATCCTAAAACGATCTATGGTGTTTCAAAAATGCGCGGCGAAGAACATGTATCACGTTTGGGCAATAAAATGAATGCCGTTATCATACGTTTAGGTAATGTATACGGCTATTCATCTTCCATGCGTTTTGATGCGGTGATCAATAAGTTCATGTTTGAATCTCACTACAAAAACCGAATTTCTATTCATGGCAATGGGCGCCAAAGCCGCTCGTTTATTCATGTTGACAAAGCGGTTGATTCATTAGTAAAAATTACGTCAACGGATATTCCTTCCGGTACCTATAACTTAACAGAACGGAACCTTGAGATTTACGATCTGATTGATCAGGTAAAGGATCTATATCCTACACTTGAATTTATTTTCATCAATCAGCATCTTGAATTAAGAGAACAAAAGATCAATCCGGAAACGAAATTGCTGAAGTATATTCCGTTGCAGCAAACAGATTTCACAGCAGAATTAGCAGCCTTCAGAGATCATTTCACCTTTCAGACAACAAGTGTTCCAGCATAG
- a CDS encoding alpha-amylase family glycosyl hydrolase, translating into MNSIKDVDLSEITAGKKYWNVERPVEEEVMYFLLIDRFHDGKERISIPSTTGFGNTDQLQARCGGTIQGVIKNLKYISALGFTSIWINPFLQNNPETYHGYSIENFLEVDAQWGTKEDIVELVAQAHKLHIKVFFDIVLNHTGNNWSYVKENPRYNKGKQYAVKAWRYPDRPIPAELRNLNLYGRKGGIVKWEETPETWDGDIFELKDLIQDDSEIGHATLEILIAVYSYWFAVTDCDGFRIDAAKHIPPKWLNTFVDAMKALTASVHKTSFFIFAEIISNQSYISKYHTIDGYLDFDFHFSFVPNMYGEKKRKSAIQSQPRPVDKVPIRFLDNHDQVGQMPKHRIAYRMKEKALCNLLRAFLCMPGIPCIYYGTEQGLKGKGILDGSIRECLFNPDGKEDILNLDSPYARVIKEGIHLRKKLNLYTGDFQSCEIMAAKSHRCIALQVNGLASSKLIVYNLGPHNEVVSIKLSSPLTRTNKLVVYLYSNGDADNDDKTVVNDILHNITMHPYGFKVLELLNHQESVN; encoded by the coding sequence ATGAATTCAATAAAAGATGTTGATCTGTCGGAAATAACAGCAGGTAAAAAATATTGGAACGTAGAACGACCGGTAGAAGAAGAGGTGATGTACTTTCTGCTGATCGATCGGTTTCACGATGGAAAGGAACGCATATCAATTCCTTCCACAACTGGTTTTGGAAATACAGATCAGTTGCAAGCCAGGTGTGGAGGTACCATTCAAGGTGTAATCAAAAACCTGAAATATATTTCTGCTTTAGGCTTTACATCTATCTGGATTAATCCTTTTTTGCAGAACAACCCTGAAACGTATCACGGCTATTCCATTGAAAATTTTTTAGAGGTTGATGCGCAATGGGGAACAAAAGAAGATATTGTTGAATTGGTTGCGCAGGCACATAAATTACACATCAAAGTATTTTTTGATATTGTTCTCAATCATACCGGAAATAACTGGTCGTATGTAAAAGAAAATCCCAGATATAATAAAGGTAAACAATATGCGGTAAAAGCCTGGAGATATCCCGACAGGCCCATTCCGGCAGAGCTCAGGAATTTAAATCTTTACGGTAGAAAAGGGGGAATTGTAAAATGGGAAGAAACACCGGAAACCTGGGACGGTGATATTTTTGAATTGAAGGATTTGATTCAGGATGATTCGGAAATCGGACATGCAACGCTGGAAATACTAATTGCTGTTTACAGCTATTGGTTTGCGGTCACAGACTGCGATGGTTTCAGGATCGATGCTGCCAAGCACATTCCACCCAAATGGCTGAATACATTTGTTGATGCAATGAAGGCATTGACAGCTTCTGTTCATAAAACGAGTTTTTTTATTTTCGCTGAAATCATTTCTAATCAATCCTATATCAGTAAATACCATACGATTGATGGCTATCTGGATTTTGATTTTCATTTTTCATTTGTCCCTAACATGTATGGAGAAAAGAAACGGAAGTCTGCTATTCAAAGCCAACCTCGACCTGTGGATAAAGTGCCGATCCGGTTTTTAGATAATCACGACCAGGTCGGACAGATGCCCAAACATCGGATCGCATACCGCATGAAAGAAAAAGCGTTGTGTAATTTACTGCGTGCATTTTTATGCATGCCCGGTATACCTTGTATCTATTATGGAACAGAACAAGGATTGAAAGGGAAGGGAATACTTGATGGGTCTATACGCGAATGCCTGTTCAATCCAGACGGTAAAGAGGATATATTGAATCTTGACAGTCCGTATGCACGGGTTATAAAGGAAGGCATCCACCTGAGGAAAAAGCTGAATCTGTATACAGGAGATTTTCAGAGCTGCGAGATAATGGCAGCAAAATCACACCGGTGCATAGCTTTGCAGGTTAATGGGTTAGCTTCAAGTAAGTTGATTGTGTATAATTTAGGTCCTCATAATGAGGTAGTTTCAATTAAACTATCTTCCCCGTTAACACGTACTAATAAATTAGTTGTATATTTATATAGCAATGGCGATGCCGATAACGATGATAAAACAGTTGTAAACGATATTTTACATAACATCACTATGCATCCATACGGTTTTAAGGTTCTTGAATTATTGAATCACCAGGAGTCTGTAAACTAA
- a CDS encoding MFS transporter, translating into MKELTLQISKNQRLVLIFVMAVLFFMWGLLTNLNLFLYHHFKVVFGLNYSVSTLINLTFFCTYLIVSLQAGSMIRRVGYKRGILIGWLLACTGCFLFLLSVTSKLYYLFLVALFCMAAGITILQVGANLYVVLLGGVERAASRLVFVQAFNSFGTVIGPIVSMEILSKFINIPFEYLEMLPLIDKVTIESAYINYLYLIFGVAMVLFAIFLMLIYLPEMDTHLLEPLNKVTSKRKRHVMHFSQLRLGAFAIFAYVGAEVALANYLEDFSPDLASRYWQLAMLGRFVGAFCLLFIPANKALGTVAGISSLLILVAILLPKEYVEYNFYLIMTVGLFNSIIFPSIFTLGVNGLGKFSLDGSAVLIMFIVGGAVIPFNVRNFAFVNYDFALIIVVACYLYISLYGFRLSRYLKRNDLKDDEMLA; encoded by the coding sequence ATGAAAGAATTAACACTTCAGATTAGTAAAAATCAAAGACTAGTACTGATTTTTGTAATGGCTGTCCTCTTTTTTATGTGGGGCTTATTAACCAATTTGAATCTTTTTTTATACCACCATTTCAAGGTTGTATTTGGATTAAATTATTCTGTATCAACACTAATTAATTTAACATTCTTTTGTACCTACCTTATTGTTTCGCTGCAGGCCGGTAGCATGATCCGGCGTGTGGGCTACAAGCGTGGTATTCTGATCGGTTGGTTGCTGGCCTGTACAGGTTGTTTTTTGTTTTTATTGTCGGTTACATCAAAATTATATTATCTTTTTTTGGTTGCCTTATTCTGTATGGCAGCAGGTATAACCATTCTGCAGGTTGGTGCAAATCTATATGTAGTATTATTAGGTGGTGTTGAACGTGCAGCGAGCAGACTCGTGTTTGTTCAGGCATTTAACTCTTTTGGTACCGTAATCGGCCCCATTGTATCGATGGAGATTTTAAGTAAGTTCATAAACATTCCGTTTGAATATTTAGAAATGCTTCCATTGATCGATAAAGTAACGATCGAGTCGGCATACATTAATTATTTATATCTTATTTTTGGTGTTGCAATGGTTCTTTTTGCCATTTTCCTGATGCTGATATATCTTCCTGAAATGGATACGCATTTATTAGAGCCGTTAAATAAAGTAACATCAAAAAGAAAACGTCACGTAATGCACTTTTCTCAGTTGCGTTTAGGTGCATTTGCTATTTTTGCCTATGTAGGAGCAGAAGTAGCATTAGCAAATTACCTGGAAGATTTTTCCCCGGATTTAGCCAGCAGATATTGGCAGCTGGCCATGCTTGGCCGTTTTGTAGGAGCCTTTTGCTTACTGTTTATTCCTGCCAATAAAGCATTAGGTACAGTAGCAGGTATTTCTTCTTTATTGATTCTGGTGGCAATTTTATTACCGAAAGAATATGTAGAATATAATTTTTATTTAATCATGACCGTTGGCCTTTTCAACTCCATTATTTTTCCGAGCATTTTCACACTTGGCGTAAATGGATTGGGTAAATTTTCATTAGACGGTTCAGCAGTATTGATTATGTTTATTGTAGGGGGGGCTGTTATACCTTTTAATGTACGGAACTTCGCCTTTGTTAATTATGACTTCGCTCTTATCATAGTTGTAGCCTGTTATTTATACATATCATTATATGGTTTCAGATTATCCAGGTATTTAAAACGGAATGATCTGAAAGACGATGAAATGCTGGCGTAG